One segment of Meriones unguiculatus strain TT.TT164.6M chromosome 3, Bangor_MerUng_6.1, whole genome shotgun sequence DNA contains the following:
- the Lpcat1 gene encoding lysophosphatidylcholine acyltransferase 1 isoform X2 codes for MTLTLFPIRLLFAAFMMLLAWPFALVASLGPPDKEPEQPLALWRKVVDFLLKAIMRTMWFAGGFHRVAVKGRQALPTEAAILTLAPHSSYFDAIPVTMTMSSIVMKAESRDIPIWGTLIRYIRPVFVSRSDQDSRRKTVEEIKRRAQSNGKWPQIMIFPEGTCTNRTCLITFKPGAFIPGVPVQPVVLRYPNKLDTITWTWQGPGALKILWLTLCQFQNHVEIEFLPVYCPSEEEKRNPALYASNVRRVMAKALGVSVTDYTFEDCQLALAEGQLRLPADTCLLEFARLVRGLGLKPENLEKDLDRYSESARVKKGEKIGLPEFAAYLEVPVSDALEDMFSLFDESGGGEIDLREYVVALSVVCRPSQTLATMQLAFKMYGSPADGSIDEAALSCILKTALGVSELRVTDLFQAIDQEEKGRVTFDDFRGFAEVCPDFAEDYLYPDQTHFDSCAQTPPAPTPNGFCIDFSPENSDFGRRNFCKKVD; via the exons GGTCGTGGACTTCCTGCTCAAGGCCATCATGCGCACCATGTGGTTTGCTGGTGGCTTCCACCGTGTGGCTGTGAAGGGGCGGCAGGCCCTGCCTACTGAGGCCGCTATCCTCACGCTGGCGCCACACTCCTCCTACTTTGATGCCATCCCTGTCACCATGACCATGTCCTCCATTGTGATGAAGGCGGAGAGCAGAGACATCCCAATCTGGGGAA CTCTCATAAGGTACATCCGGCCGGTGTTCGTGTCCCGGTCTGACCAGGACTCTCGAAGGAAGACAGTGGAGGAGATCAAGCGACGGGCACAGTCGAATGGAAAGTGGCCTCAG ATAATGATTTTTCCAGAAGGAACATGTACAAATAGGACCTGCCTCATTACCTTCAAACCTG GTGCATTCAttcctggagttcctgtccaACCCGTGGTGCTACGCTACCCGAACAAATTG GACACCATCACGTGGACGTGGCAAGGACCTGGAGC GTTGAAAATCCTGTGGCTCACTCTGTGCCAGTTTCAAAACCACGTGGAAATTGAG TTCCTGCCTGTGTATTGCCCTtctgaggaggagaagaggaatcCCGCCCTGTATGCCAGCAATGTACGGCGTGTCATGGCCAA GGCCCTGGGTGTCTCAGTAACTGACTACACATTTGAGGACTGCCAGCTGGCTCTGGCAGAAGGACAGCTTCGCTTGCCTGCTGACACCTGCCTACTAGAGTTTGCCAGACTTGTGAGGGGACTTGG ACTAAAGCCAGAAAACCTTGAAAAAGATCTAGACAGATACTCAGAGAGCGCAAGggtaaagaagggagagaagatcGGGCTTCCAGAGTTTGCAGCCTACTTGGAAGTCCCTGTCTCAGACGCACTGGAAGACATGTTCTCGCTGTTTGACGAG AGCGGTGGTGGTGAGATAGATCTTCGTGAATATGTGGTCGCCTTGTCCGTGGTGTGCAGGCCATCCCAGACCCTGGCCACCATGCAGCTGGCATTCAAG ATGTATGGATCACCTGCAGATGGCAGCATCGATGAGGCCGCCCTGTCCTGCATCCTCAAGACCGCACTGGGTGTATCAGAACTAAGAGTGACTGACTTGTTCCAGGCTATCGaccaggaggagaaggggagagtcACATTTG atgaCTTCCGTGGGTTTGCAGAGGTGTGCCCTGACTTCGCAGAGGACTATTTGTACCCCGATCAGACACATTTTGACAGCTGTGCACAGACACCCCCAGCACCAACTCCCAATGGCTTCTgcattgacttcagccctgaaaACTCAGACTTTGGGAGAAGGAATTTTTGTAAGAAAGTGGACTAG